In Cygnus atratus isolate AKBS03 ecotype Queensland, Australia chromosome 5, CAtr_DNAZoo_HiC_assembly, whole genome shotgun sequence, a single window of DNA contains:
- the GREM1 gene encoding gremlin-1, translating to MVRMLYAVAAVFLLMGFLVPTAEGRKRNRGSQGAIPPPDKDQPNDSEQMQTQQQSGSRHRERGKGTSMPAEEVLESSQEALHITERKYLKRDWCKTQPLKQTIHEEGCNSRTIINRFCYGQCNSFYIPRHVRKEEGSFQSCSFCKPKKFTTMTVTLNCPELQPPRKKKRITRVKECRCISIDLD from the coding sequence ATGGTCCGCATGCTGTATGCCgttgctgctgtgtttcttcTGATGGGATTTCTGGTACCGacagcagaagggagaaagaggaaCCGTGGATCCCAAGGTGCTATCCCTCCTCCTGACAAGGATCAGCCCAATGATTCAGAGCAAATGCAGACACAGCAGCAGTCGGGCTCTAGGCATCGAGAACGAGGAAAAGGCACCTCAATGCCTGCAGAGGAGGTGCTGGAATCCAGTCAGGAGGCACTGCACATCACTGAGCGCAAATACCTAAAGCGGGATTGGTGCAAAACTCAGCCCCTCAAACAAACTATCCATGAAGAAGGCTGCAACAGTCGCACCATTATCAACAGGTTCTGCTATGGCCAATGCAATTCCTTCTATATACCCAGGCATGTCCGCAAAGAGGAAGGTTCTTTCCAGTCTTGTTCCTTCTGCAAGCCCAAGAAATTTACCACCATGACTGTTACCCTCAACTGCCCCGAGCTTCAGCCCcctaggaagaagaaaaggatcaCCCGCGTGAAGGAGTGCCGATGTATATCTATCGACTTGGACTAA